The uncultured Bacteroides sp. genome includes the window GGATAAGCATCGTTTACAATCTCATCTACTTTAAATTGGTAAAACCTCATCAACCAATCGGCCTGATAAAGGCGATTTTCCCTCACTAAGGGAGGTTGTTTGAGAGCCGGTAGACGAGAATCATAAGTATTAACCGATACATATCCGGAGTAATAGACACGCTTCATTGTAGGGCGATCATACAAAGCGGAAGAGAGGCCAAGGATGTCTTTATCCGTTTCAGCAGTAGCTCCAACAATCATCTGCGTACTCTGTCCTGCGGGAACAAATCGAGGAGCATAACGATATTTCTTTCTGTCCTCATTGCTCTCCAGTACCCCTTGCTGTATATACTTCATAGGTTGAAACACACTCTTGAAATCTTTCTCAGGAGCCAAACGCTTGAGACTTTCTTCATTAGGAATCTCAATATTGACACTCATACGATCGGCATAAAGTCCGGCCTCGTTGACTAATTCGCGACTAGCTCCCGGGATGCTTTTCAAATGAATATATCCATTGAAATGATGAATCAAACGCAAGTCTTTAACCACACGTACAAGCCGTTCCATCGTATAATCCGGACTGCGCACCACCCCTGAACTAAGAAAGAGCCCCTCGATATAGTTACGCCGATAAAATTCAATGGTAAGCCCCACCAATTCAGAGACCGAGAGGGTGGCCCGACGAAGATCATTGCTACGTCGATTGATGCAATAAGCACAATCATACATACAATAATTGGTTAGCATGATTTTCAGAAGAGAAATGCAACGCCCGTCCTCTGCAAAACTATGACAGATGCCCCACCCTCCTACCGTGTTACCCAGTCCACCCTTTTGATTAGAGCGAACGGTTCCACTGGAAGAACAGGAAACGTCATACTTGGCAGATTCGGCAAGTACTTTTAGCTTTTCGAGTACATCAGCATTCATTATCAGCGCTTTAACATCATCTTTTTACTTTGCCAAAGCTAAAAAGAATATTTGAAATTTTTATATAATAGGATGCGATTATTGATTATTCTTTTATCTGATAAGCATTTAATCAACCGCAAAAGTAGAATAGGTAATGATTTTAGATACGAGTGAAATTCTTTGGTCTACTATGCTTTTCTATCGTTTCAAAGACCCTAATACAAATTAGGGTAAAAAAAAATCATTGACCTAGTTTCTTTAATATTAAATGCCGTAAACGTTCCTGATGTTTATCTCCCCATTGTCCTAACACAGAAAGAACAGGGATTAATGTCTCGCCAAATTCGGTTAAACTATATTCTACTTTGGGAGGAACTACCGGATAAATCTTTTTTTTAATTAATTCGTGTTCTTCCAACTCCTTCAACTGTATGTTCAGCACTCTGCGGGAAGCATCAGGTATTTTACGTTGTAATTCACTTGGGCGCTGATACCCTTCATGGATAAACCACAATAAGCGGATTTTCCATTTACCGTAGAGAACTTCACCAATTAAGTCAAAACCACAATTCAAACTTAATGGAATTTTTCTTTCATACATAGCCGCACATATATTCAAAATTATACAATAGGGGAATAATTTATCCCTATCTGAATCGTTTTTCCGTACTTGTATAAACTTAGCGTATAGCCTAACTTTGCATCAAAAGACTGAGATATGAAACAACAATTTAGCTTTGACAATGAATTATCCGGCAAAGTAGCACTAGTTACAGGTGGAACAAAAGAAGCCGAAAAAGCAATATCGGAACGCTTGCTAAAAGCAGAGACAACCGTTGCCATTACGGCAAGAAATAAACCGGAAGGAAGTAAAAAAGTAGTAGATGAGATTCTAAAGAAATTCGGAAGACTCGATATTTTAGTAAATAACCTTGGCGCTTCCGAAACACAGGGAGGAGGCTTTGCTGTACTAACAGATGAGGATTGGGAAACAACAATTAAAACCAACCTGCTTGCACCTGTCCGTTTGGATAGAGGATTTTACCGCAAATGATAGAGCAAGCCACACAAAATGTGATGGACGCATTGGGTGGAATACCTATCGGAAGACCTGCCCGGCCCCAAGATATTGCGGAATTTGTCGGCTTTTTAGTTTCACCTAGAGCTGGATACCTGACAGGTACAGAATACATAATTGACGGAGGGACTATTCCCACTATATAATAACTTTAAAAATAAAAACAATGGATTTTAAATTACCTAAAGTCGTTTCAGGCTTGTTGACAGCACAAAATAATTATGATAGTGATGCCTATGCAGGCTGCTTCTCAGAAACAGCACTTGTCATTAACGAAGAAAAGGTGTACAAAGGGAAAAAGACCATAAAGGATTGGATTGAAAAAGCCAATCAACAATTCAAAATAAAAATGAAGCCAACGAAATATTCAGGAAGCAATTCAACGGCTATTCTTACTGCTGTTGTTTCAGGAAACTTTAACGGAAGCCCAGTCGCCTTGAATTATCATATGGAAATAAAAGATAATGAGATTACTCGTTTAGAAATTACGGCCAGCAATGCTGAATAAATGAAATAAGAGGGACTGGTACATATGCCTGATTTATATTATCTCAATCCTTCTTCGGTTCTATTGGATCAATAGAAGTTTACAGGTAAATTGAAAAAATAAAGTATATGGCAGCTTATGTAATTTTATTAAAGAAAAAACGATCAATCAGCAAGAATTAAATATTTATGTGAAAGAAGCTCCGGCAGAATTAGCATGATTAAGCTGCCCGATTTTCTTTAAATTTGTACATAAAATCCTCTAAATAGAATTTTCTATTAAAACCCTATCAGTTATATTGTCAGTTCGTTTATAGAAATAAGATTAGCTCAAAAGGGAACGAACATTATAACCTATTGATTTCTTTCATAGCTGCACCTTTTCCTTTGTATCTGTTTGTTGCTTTATTAAAGTAATATGTAACTGTAAATTGAAAGATCCTCGTATTTCCTATTGAAAAGTCATTCATTGATAGTCCGTTTGTATTTACTGAAATACTTTCTCTATATCTATTTAATATGTCTTTACAATCAAGTTTTAACAAGAGAGATTTATTAAAAAATGATTTAGAAATTGATATTCCAAGATTGGTATAGCCTTTCGTATAAGCTGTCGCAAAATCACCTTTTGTTCTATAACCTAGAGTTAATAAGACTCCGTAATTATTTTTAAATTGAAAATAGTTTCTCTGCAAAAATTCCCCTATAGGTTTGTTATATGATATAAAAGGGTTGCCGTATTTAAGATCTTGATATTGAAGGCATACATCAATAGATGGCTGCCAAATGCCAATTTGAGTGTTATATGAAAGGTCTATTGCATATGAATTGTATAACGGTAGGTTTATCGGACTTACTAATATAACATCAGGTTTATCCTGATATTTTTGATTTACTTCAAATATTTGTTTTTTCACACGTTCCAAAGTCGCCATGACAGTAAGATTGTTCCAAGAAAATTGCATACCAAATTCGGAACTTACTGAAGGTAATAAGAAAGGGTTACCCGACCATCTTGCACAGTATGCCACATAAGATGTTTTATTACTTAAAGCATCATAAGATGGCCTTTCTAGATATTTTCTAAAACTAAGTTCCCCTTGCCAGTTCTCACCTTCATAACCAATTGTAATGTTAGGAATAAATTCATTATATTTTTTTGATTGTTCCTCAACCTTAATTTCATTCTCATAATATTTGAAAGTTGTATGTTCGTACCTTAGCCCAATGGATGTATAAAAGTCGTTTAATTTAAAATCATAATTAGCGAAAATTGCTCCAATATTTTGTACATTTTTATTAGATGATGAGGAAAGGTCTTCAACATTGCTACCTAATAAAATATTTTGATGGCTTTTTCTATTTGTACAACTATATTCGCCACCTAACATAAATGTGTGGTTATTAAGAGAATATTTTAAATTAATTTTTGATGCAAACAAATCATAATTATCACCATAACCATAGTTAACAAGTTGTTCTTGTTCCTTAACCTCTTCTACGATACTATTACCAGTTTCTTTTCCAGAGCTATAGTCGGTATTAAAGTCAATATTAATGTTAGACAGTTTCCCATTATAATAAAAGTTTACGTAGTTTTTATACAGGTTGCCCTCTGTTTTGCTGAAACTATTGTATTCGTTATTAATACTTTCAGTCACAATTGAGTTTTTTTCGTCATTTTCCTTTGGAGTTTTAGTGAGATTATATTTTAGTCCAAATGAATGCTCATCATTAATCAAATAGTTAATTCCTCCCCCAACATGACCTCTCATTCTGTCGACTTTAGCATCTCCATGATATAGACTTGAAATAGTGCTAATATATTCTGTATTACGCACGTAATCCCCTCTATAATTTAAGATGTCTCCATCTACAAAGACATCAAAGCCTTTGTATCTATATTTTAAATTAGCATTCATATATTCTGATAAATGTTTAGATATGGAAGCATAAGTCTGAAAGTTTCCACTAAAACCTTCTCCTTTTAGTGGCAGAGTTCTTATTCTGATGACTGAATTAGTTGAAGAATTATATTCAACTCCAGGAGTCGTAATAATCTCCACAGTTTTTATTTCATTTGATTTCAATCTTAATAATTCACTATTATCTTCAATAGCCCGACCATTAATATATATCAAAGGAGTTCCTTTACCCAAAATCTGAAAATCACCATTATTCTCAATAATTAGAGGTAATCGAGTAAGTACATCATTTGCGCTTCCAGAAATGGATAGAGGTGTATTTTCGATAGAAGCAATAATCTTACCACTGCCCTTTTTTATAATTTTATGTTGTCCTCTTATAACTATTTCATTTAAGAGTTGTGTATCTGAAAACAGTTTGATGGTATCTTTAATGCTTCTTATATCATTGATATATAGCGTCTTATAACAAATAGATGACACTTTTATAAAGCATTCCTCAGGATTCAATAGTGATAAAGAAAAATGTCCATTATTATCGCTAACAGTTCCCTTAACCATAATAGAATCTGTTTTTGATAATGCTATGATATTAGCATTATCTACTGGGTTACTGTCTTGGTCATAAAGATTACCGGAGAGATTCTGGCACATTACCTCCATTAATGAGAGTATGTTAATTAGCAAGAATGTACATATTTTCTTCATATTAATATTTTGTAATAAACAGTATTTTTTAGAATGTTTTTTTTGTGAAATATTTTAAAGCATACATGGCTTTGAAGTGAGATTATGCAGCTTTGTCTTTATCTGTTTGATTGTTATTTCTTATTGTTAAGTGAATAAACGATTTATAAAAATAAATTAGCCCATGACTTTGAGCAATTACCGGTATAGTTCCAGAACCAAGATAGTTAATACCTTCTCTTAGATTAGCAGTATTGATACCCCAAACACCCATGATACGTAAAAGTTTACTATCACATTTAGCAAACATATAATTCTTCATGCACAGATTAGAGAAATGGCATAGATCATCAATTATTTGAATAAAGATATGTTAAGATGTCCTTTACACGAGGTCGTAGCAAATCTTCCAATATGCCAAATAGTACAATCATCTGAGTTGAAGACAAATTCTAATGGGTTTATTCCAAAAACCTTTTCAATAGGTAAGGTCTTCTTTTTGTCCCATTTCATAAGACGAATGCAACCAATGATATTGCTATTATAATCCTCGGCAACAAAAAGTTGTGAGTTTTCAAAATAAGCCAATTCTTCTTGGTATATATTTTCTATTTCATCTATTGTAGCAGGTACAAAAGAGTTTGAATGATGCAAATAATTTGACCTAATAAAAAATTCTGAGATGATTCTTAAATAAGTTTCATCTACTCTGTAGATGTTATAATCGTCACAATTTTGTATTATCTGTTTCATGATCTTTATTTATTGATTCAAATGTACTTGATATTCTATTCTATTTTACTACACAAAAGTGTAAAACAAGAACTTTCTGTTAAAAAAACACACTTTTGTGTAGTAATTTGAAGGTTTTCTGAGGTGAAAAAGGTAATTTTGCAATGTCTTAAATCACAATTTTAGTTGTTGTTTTATTTTAAAATCACTAATACCCCATTAAAATTGAGACTAATTAAGAACTAAACAAGCTTGGCCCATTTGGTCCAAATCGTTCTTTGTAATTTTGAAATTTAGTTTTGTTAAAAAAATCTTTAAGATAGATGCGTTTGAGTTTCTACATCATGTAATGCATGCACTTTGATATCACCTTATTTTATTGTGAAATTTAGTTCACAAAAAACCGAAAAGCGCAATCGATAACTGTCGAATCAAAAACATAAACGTTACCACTTAGTTTGGAAATGTGAGTAACACGCTTTTGTTGTGCTTTGTTGGGCAGGTAATAAGCGTGTTTTTCAAAGATGTGATAGTTTCTATCTCGATTAGCCCTTACTAAGAATAATTTTAATACATTCTTTCCATTCTAAAAAAAATAATAACATTTGGAATGATAAACCTCAAGAACAATTATCAAATCTTGCAGACTCTAACGATTGGAAGGTTGACCGAATATCAAAGCAAGTAGTTGATTTCAGAAAGTAAAATACTTTATATATTTACACCATTATACTTGCCACAATGCGCTCAACCTTACTTCGATTGAGAGATTAAGCCAAGTAAGCGAAGACGTATTTATCTTAAAACATATGCCATCAGACTAATCTGATGCAAAGCTACGAGTTCAAGTCCGTTCACTCGAAAAACATCTATAACTAAATTTCAAATGTTTCAAAAAACTATTTTAGATTTTAATGGAACAGCTATGATTTGAAGTATTTTATAACTTACGAATTGAGGAAGAATGCTATGATACATCTTGATGATTTTTTTATTTCGTCAAATACTCTAAATTACATTTCCGAGGAAGAATATCAAAAAATAGACATATTAATAAAAGCTATTGATTCGATATCACGAACCTCCTACCAGAGTTTCTATATAATAGACTATTATAGAAGAGATTTCTTATATGTTTCTGACAATACGTTATTCTTATGTGGCCTCAGCCCTGAAGAAGTTAAAGAGCAAGGATACATGTTCTACCTAAATCATGTTCCTGAAGATGAACAGAGCATGCTTAGTGAAATAAATCAAGCTGGATTTATCTTTTTTAGTAAGCTACCGGTTGAAGAAAGATTAGATTATACTATATATTATAATTTTAATCTTTTAAATAATAAGAAAAAAAAGCTGATTAACCATAAACTGACCCCCATTATTTTAGATAAAGAAGGAAAGATATGGCTTGCTGCATGTGTAGTATCATTAAGCCATATTGAGGGGAAGGGGCATATTATAATACGTAAAAAAGGCAAAGTAGATTATTGGGAATATAATCTAAAAAGTCATAGCTGGAAGGAGATAGAAGGAATATCTCTTACTGAAAAAGAAAAAGATATACTTCTTTTATCTGCGCAAGGCTATACGATGAAAGAAATTGCTGATATCTTATGTGTAGCCTTAGATACAGTTAAGTTTTATAAAAGAAAGCTATTTGATAAAATGGGGGTAAAAAATATAACAGAAGCCCTCTCATTTGCGACTAACTTCAAGTTGATATGAGTCAACTTTTATCAAAAAAAATGGATGATAGGTAGAACTTAGGGAAAAATTTTATTTCTTTGCCTGTTATTAAGTTATACATTACATTTACACAATACCCAGCAGTTATCCAAGATGCAATAGATAGTTGTGGTGGTGGTAGTATATTATCTTCATTACGATATTCTTCAATAACTTTTTCAAGCCACTTATTTGGTATATTCCAGAACTCTCCGTATCGAGATACATATTCTGCCATACGCAATTCAAATCCTCTAGGTTCCTCTGATAATTGAGACAATTGAATCCCATTAGGTTTGACTACTGCTAAGAAACCTGCCCATCCAAAATTGTAAGGATGCAAGACTGGTATATTATATTTCTTACATATTTCATCAAATTCAAAAGGTATCTTTGATTTAAAGTCCAAAGCATTAATCGCAATCTCGTGTCTTTTTATCAAGGCTTCCATATTATTTTCATCCGCATAAGAATTATGATATACTATAGAGGCATCAGGGTTAATATCCATTAATCTTTTAGCTAGGCACTCTGCCTTATTCTTACCAATATCTGTTTGGACATAAGTTTGTCTATTTAAGTTACTCAATTCAACTCTGTCTCCATCAATGATCGTTATATTCTCAAAACCAAATCTAAGAGCACATTCAGCTATAATGCTACCAATCCCTGCTCCTCCTAAAAGAATTTTTGTATCTTTAATAAGACTTTGTTCTTCTGACTTTACATAAAGTCTATTTCGACTATATCTAGGATTGTTCATTATCGTCTTAATATTTTCTTTTAGTACAAAAATAAGTGACTCAATCAGATATTTAGCTACACAAAAGTGTAATTTTTTAATATTTTCATTAAAGAGCGAATTCTTCAATAAATTTGATTCTGCATACCCTATTTTACATATTGATAAAACGACAGGAAATAATCATTTTTTAGGATCATCTTGAGAATAGGACTCATTCACTTAGGGAAAATCTATTCTACAAGCTATCAAAAGAATGTGGCACGTCCGAAATTAGCACTATGATTCAACAAGGTAGAGGAATGGGGATATTCACATTTTAATACAGCGATGAGAACCTTTCAACAGCATTATGAAAGAATTCTGAACTTCTTTATGGGCAGACAAACAATGCAGCAGCAGAATCTTCAATGCTAAGTAAAAAGCGTTCAGAGCAGACTTCAGAGGAGTAACAAATATGAAATTTTTCTTATTTAGAGTAGCTAGATTATATACCTAATCAAATGTTAAACTCCAAAGAATCTAAACTGAGCCTTCGTTTGTCTCTTATTGGCTTCACCTATATTAACCTTCATATAATAAATGCGGGAAGTTTAGAACTCCCCGCATTTATTATAGGATATGCCTCACAAGAATAGAGGCCTTAATTTATCTTATCGTTTCTTCAAAGGCATATATTCTGCCATATCAAGTACATTCTTATAAGCAGGACGGATAATACGTTTACCTTCAAAATTCAATTCTTCATTACGATGTGCACACCATCCTACAATACGTGCCATGGCAAAGAGTGGAGTGTAAATTTCCTGAGGAAGACCAATCATTTCATATACAAAGCCGGAATAGAAGTCCACATTACTTGATACCGTTTTACCATTGCCCTTAATTTTGGAAAAAGTAGCGATTGCACGTTCTTCCAGTAATTCAAGGAAGGTAAACTCACGTTCCCTACCTTTTTCTTTTGCCAAATCACGAGCTAAATCTTTCAATAAGATAGCACGAGGATCTGATATGGTATAAACAGCATGTCCGATTCCATAAATCAAACCCGTTTTATTATATACCTCTTTGTTTAACATCCGGGTAAAATAAGTATCTATTTCTTCCACATTAGTCCAATCGTGAATATTCTGCTCTAGATGATGAAACATATCAACAACCTGAATATTCGCTCCTCCATGAAGTGGTCCTTTCAGAGAACCAATTCCGGCAGCAATTGATGAATAAGTATCTGTACCTGTGGAAGAAGTTACGCGAACGGTGAAAGTAGAGTTATTACCACCACCATGATCCGCCTGAAGGATAAGCAAGAGGTCAAGAGTACGTGCTTCCAATTGAGTATAACTCTTTTTCAACATAAAAAGGAAGTTTTCCGCTATCGAAAGCTTTTCTTGCGGATGGCGAATATGCAATGAACGCCCAAAAGTAGCATGCCTTAACATATTATAAGCATAAGCTATTATAGTAGGGAACTTAGAAATCAGGTCAATACTTTGCCTCATCAGATTATCACGAGAAGTGTCATCCGGATTCGGATCAAAAGTATACATTTCCAAAACACTACGAGCCAAGATATTCATTATATTAGAACCTTCCAGCTCAAGAATATTCATCTTTGTTTTTTGCCCTAAAGGCATATTGTCATTAATCAACTCTAAAAAAGAAGATAACTGCTCTTTATCAGGCAAACTACCTGAAAGAAGTAAATAAGCCACTTCTTCGAAACCAAAACGTTTTTCCTTTACAGCACTATGCACAAGATCTTCTACATCATATCCACGATAATAAAGTTTACCAGGAATAGGTTGTAATCCACCACCGGGAATACGTTCATAGCCAACCACATTTCCTACTTTCGTCAGCCCTACAAGAACACCAGTACCATCATCATTACGCAAGCCGCGTTTTACATCATACTTAGTAAACAAATCATTATCTATCCGAGTACAATCTTTCATGTCTTCCGATAACTTATATATGATATATTCCTTTTTCATCTGATTAGTCATTTTAATAGTTATTCATTTTTTCTATTTTTTCAGCTATTTCATGAGTAAAAGCAGAAGTAGACAAAGCCTTTCCACCCGGTATGAATCGCGCCAAATCATTCGTAGCCCTCCCATCAGCAAAACTTTCTTCTAGGGCGTCAATAATCAAATCAGCAGCCTCTTGCCATCCGAAATATTCAAGCATCATCACTGCCGATAAAAGAAGAGAACAAGGATTTACTATATCTTTCCCAGCAATATTGGGTGCTGTACCATGTGTTGCCTCAAATATTGCATGTCCTGAATCATAATTAATATTTGCACCCGGAGCAATACCAATACCACCTACCATGGCAGCCAACTGATCTGAGATATAATCTCCATTTAAATTTAGAGTTGCAATAACAGAATAGTCTTCAGGTACAAGCAATGTGTTTTGCAAAAAAGCATCAGCAATACAATCCTTTATAATTAATTTCCCTGT containing:
- a CDS encoding SDR family oxidoreductase, translating into MIEQATQNVMDALGGIPIGRPARPQDIAEFVGFLVSPRAGYLTGTEYIIDGGTIPTI
- a CDS encoding nuclear transport factor 2 family protein, which encodes MDFKLPKVVSGLLTAQNNYDSDAYAGCFSETALVINEEKVYKGKKTIKDWIEKANQQFKIKMKPTKYSGSNSTAILTAVVSGNFNGSPVALNYHMEIKDNEITRLEITASNAE
- a CDS encoding putative DNA modification/repair radical SAM protein produces the protein MNADVLEKLKVLAESAKYDVSCSSSGTVRSNQKGGLGNTVGGWGICHSFAEDGRCISLLKIMLTNYCMYDCAYCINRRSNDLRRATLSVSELVGLTIEFYRRNYIEGLFLSSGVVRSPDYTMERLVRVVKDLRLIHHFNGYIHLKSIPGASRELVNEAGLYADRMSVNIEIPNEESLKRLAPEKDFKSVFQPMKYIQQGVLESNEDRKKYRYAPRFVPAGQSTQMIVGATAETDKDILGLSSALYDRPTMKRVYYSGYVSVNTYDSRLPALKQPPLVRENRLYQADWLMRFYQFKVDEIVNDAYPDLDLELDPKLSWALRHPEQFPVDVNKADYEMLLRVPGIGVKSAKFIVASRRYSRLGSYQLKKIGVVMKKAQYFITCNELSVRKVNEMAPHVMRQLLLPSSHKKRDDRQLQLIFADE
- a CDS encoding citrate/2-methylcitrate synthase produces the protein MKKEYIIYKLSEDMKDCTRIDNDLFTKYDVKRGLRNDDGTGVLVGLTKVGNVVGYERIPGGGLQPIPGKLYYRGYDVEDLVHSAVKEKRFGFEEVAYLLLSGSLPDKEQLSSFLELINDNMPLGQKTKMNILELEGSNIMNILARSVLEMYTFDPNPDDTSRDNLMRQSIDLISKFPTIIAYAYNMLRHATFGRSLHIRHPQEKLSIAENFLFMLKKSYTQLEARTLDLLLILQADHGGGNNSTFTVRVTSSTGTDTYSSIAAGIGSLKGPLHGGANIQVVDMFHHLEQNIHDWTNVEEIDTYFTRMLNKEVYNKTGLIYGIGHAVYTISDPRAILLKDLARDLAKEKGREREFTFLELLEERAIATFSKIKGNGKTVSSNVDFYSGFVYEMIGLPQEIYTPLFAMARIVGWCAHRNEELNFEGKRIIRPAYKNVLDMAEYMPLKKR
- a CDS encoding helix-turn-helix transcriptional regulator gives rise to the protein MFYLNHVPEDEQSMLSEINQAGFIFFSKLPVEERLDYTIYYNFNLLNNKKKKLINHKLTPIILDKEGKIWLAACVVSLSHIEGKGHIIIRKKGKVDYWEYNLKSHSWKEIEGISLTEKEKDILLLSAQGYTMKEIADILCVALDTVKFYKRKLFDKMGVKNITEALSFATNFKLI
- a CDS encoding ThiF family adenylyltransferase gives rise to the protein MNNPRYSRNRLYVKSEEQSLIKDTKILLGGAGIGSIIAECALRFGFENITIIDGDRVELSNLNRQTYVQTDIGKNKAECLAKRLMDINPDASIVYHNSYADENNMEALIKRHEIAINALDFKSKIPFEFDEICKKYNIPVLHPYNFGWAGFLAVVKPNGIQLSQLSEEPRGFELRMAEYVSRYGEFWNIPNKWLEKVIEEYRNEDNILPPPQLSIASWITAGYCVNVMYNLITGKEIKFFPKFYLSSIFFDKS
- a CDS encoding outer membrane beta-barrel family protein, whose amino-acid sequence is MKKICTFLLINILSLMEVMCQNLSGNLYDQDSNPVDNANIIALSKTDSIMVKGTVSDNNGHFSLSLLNPEECFIKVSSICYKTLYINDIRSIKDTIKLFSDTQLLNEIVIRGQHKIIKKGSGKIIASIENTPLSISGSANDVLTRLPLIIENNGDFQILGKGTPLIYINGRAIEDNSELLRLKSNEIKTVEIITTPGVEYNSSTNSVIRIRTLPLKGEGFSGNFQTYASISKHLSEYMNANLKYRYKGFDVFVDGDILNYRGDYVRNTEYISTISSLYHGDAKVDRMRGHVGGGINYLINDEHSFGLKYNLTKTPKENDEKNSIVTESINNEYNSFSKTEGNLYKNYVNFYYNGKLSNINIDFNTDYSSGKETGNSIVEEVKEQEQLVNYGYGDNYDLFASKINLKYSLNNHTFMLGGEYSCTNRKSHQNILLGSNVEDLSSSSNKNVQNIGAIFANYDFKLNDFYTSIGLRYEHTTFKYYENEIKVEEQSKKYNEFIPNITIGYEGENWQGELSFRKYLERPSYDALSNKTSYVAYCARWSGNPFLLPSVSSEFGMQFSWNNLTVMATLERVKKQIFEVNQKYQDKPDVILVSPINLPLYNSYAIDLSYNTQIGIWQPSIDVCLQYQDLKYGNPFISYNKPIGEFLQRNYFQFKNNYGVLLTLGYRTKGDFATAYTKGYTNLGISISKSFFNKSLLLKLDCKDILNRYRESISVNTNGLSMNDFSIGNTRIFQFTVTYYFNKATNRYKGKGAAMKEINRL
- a CDS encoding winged helix-turn-helix transcriptional regulator, producing the protein MYERKIPLSLNCGFDLIGEVLYGKWKIRLLWFIHEGYQRPSELQRKIPDASRRVLNIQLKELEEHELIKKKIYPVVPPKVEYSLTEFGETLIPVLSVLGQWGDKHQERLRHLILKKLGQ
- a CDS encoding SDR family NAD(P)-dependent oxidoreductase, which translates into the protein MKQQFSFDNELSGKVALVTGGTKEAEKAISERLLKAETTVAITARNKPEGSKKVVDEILKKFGRLDILVNNLGASETQGGGFAVLTDEDWETTIKTNLLAPVRLDRGFYRK